Proteins encoded by one window of Ignavibacteriales bacterium:
- the folE gene encoding GTP cyclohydrolase I FolE: MLNTKENSKINLDVIEAQVKMLLEEIGEDPQREGLLRTPHRVAKAYEFLTAGYHQDIKKVINGAIFEEKYDEMVIVKDVDFFSMCEHHLLPFFGKVHIAYIPNGKIVGLSKIPRIVDVFARRLQVQERMTQEIADTIEKYLQPKGVGVVSEARHMCMMMRGVEKQNSIATASAMHGLFKDDARTRSEFLNLISVNRY, from the coding sequence ATGTTGAATACAAAGGAGAATAGTAAAATTAACCTTGATGTAATTGAAGCACAGGTAAAAATGCTTCTTGAAGAAATTGGGGAAGACCCGCAACGAGAAGGATTATTAAGAACCCCACACAGAGTTGCAAAGGCTTACGAGTTTTTAACTGCTGGTTACCACCAGGATATAAAAAAAGTAATTAATGGAGCGATATTCGAAGAAAAGTATGATGAGATGGTTATAGTTAAAGATGTGGATTTTTTTAGTATGTGTGAACATCATCTGCTGCCGTTCTTTGGAAAAGTACATATCGCTTATATCCCAAATGGTAAAATTGTTGGCTTAAGTAAAATACCAAGAATTGTAGATGTATTTGCCAGGCGCTTACAAGTACAGGAAAGAATGACACAGGAAATTGCTGATACTATTGAAAAATATCTTCAGCCAAAAGGTGTAGGTGTTGTTTCCGAAGCAAGGCACATGTGTATGATGATGCGGGGTGTTGAAAAACAGAATTCAATTGCCACAGCAAGTGCAATGCACGGATTATTTAAGGATGATGCAAGAACAAGAAGTGAATTTCTAAATCTGATTTCCGTAAACAGGTATTGA
- a CDS encoding RNA polymerase sigma factor has translation MIEDKDFENVRAFVSGDERAFNTIAQKYQQKIYWHARRMVGNHLDADEVTQEVLIVLYNKLKDFRFNSSLYTWIFRITSTRSINQINKRRIKKILFLDDSDYESLSSDENILNNLESKEKLAELDKILQKLPVKQREVFMLRHFDGLSYEEISKISGKSIGGLKSNYFHALNKVLEMMN, from the coding sequence ATGATTGAAGATAAAGACTTTGAAAACGTACGAGCATTTGTTTCTGGTGATGAAAGAGCATTTAATACTATCGCTCAAAAATATCAACAGAAAATATACTGGCATGCTCGAAGAATGGTTGGAAATCATTTGGATGCCGACGAGGTTACACAAGAAGTATTGATTGTTCTCTATAATAAATTGAAGGATTTCAGGTTTAACTCTTCACTGTATACCTGGATATTCAGAATTACTTCCACAAGAAGTATAAACCAAATTAATAAACGAAGGATTAAAAAAATATTGTTTCTGGATGATTCTGATTACGAATCGCTTAGTAGTGATGAAAACATTCTTAATAATCTTGAATCAAAAGAAAAGTTGGCTGAACTTGATAAGATTTTACAAAAACTTCCAGTTAAACAAAGAGAAGTATTTATGCTAAGACATTTTGATGGTTTATCATACGAAGAGATTTCCAAAATTTCTGGTAAAAGCATTGGTGGACTTAAATCAAATTATTTTCATGCGCTAAATAAAGTATTGGAGATGATGAACTAA
- a CDS encoding 6-carboxytetrahydropterin synthase, producing MLYVTRRETFSASHRLNNDKISNEENVRIYGKCNNQYGHGHNYTLEVVVAGDLNPLTGYVFDLKLLKKIIRENILDKVDHHHFNFDVDFMKDIIPTTENLAIAIWNELANKIPSGKLYSIKLFETENNYVEYKGE from the coding sequence ATGCTTTACGTAACCAGAAGAGAAACTTTCAGTGCATCACATCGATTAAATAATGATAAAATCTCTAATGAAGAGAATGTTAGAATTTATGGAAAGTGTAATAACCAGTACGGTCACGGGCATAATTACACCCTTGAAGTTGTTGTTGCTGGTGATCTAAATCCATTAACAGGTTATGTATTTGATCTTAAATTATTAAAAAAAATTATCAGGGAAAATATTTTAGATAAAGTTGATCATCACCATTTTAATTTTGATGTTGATTTTATGAAAGATATAATTCCCACCACAGAAAATTTAGCAATAGCTATCTGGAACGAGTTGGCGAATAAAATACCATCTGGAAAATTATATTCAATTAAATTATTTGAAACGGAAAACAACTATGTTGAATACAAAGGAGAATAG
- the bcp gene encoding thioredoxin-dependent thiol peroxidase, translating into MLQEGDTAPTFASKDSDGNPVALKDFAGSKVVLYFYPKDNTSGCTKEACEFRDQFPNFKKLNAVILGISADSEKSHKGFSNKYELPFTLLSDPEKDIITKYDVWKEKSLYGKKYMGIERTTFIIDEKGKIIKIFSKVKVDGHVEEVLQIIGN; encoded by the coding sequence ATGCTACAAGAAGGGGATACAGCTCCCACATTTGCATCTAAAGACAGTGACGGGAATCCAGTTGCGTTAAAGGATTTTGCCGGCAGTAAAGTAGTTTTATATTTTTATCCAAAGGATAACACATCTGGCTGCACTAAAGAAGCATGCGAATTCAGAGATCAATTTCCGAATTTTAAAAAATTAAATGCTGTAATTCTTGGTATAAGCGCTGATTCTGAAAAATCACATAAAGGATTTAGCAATAAATATGAATTACCTTTTACTCTTCTAAGCGATCCTGAAAAAGATATTATTACAAAGTATGATGTTTGGAAAGAGAAAAGTTTGTATGGTAAAAAATATATGGGGATTGAAAGAACAACATTTATAATAGATGAAAAAGGAAAAATCATTAAGATTTTTTCAAAGGTAAAAGTTGATGGGCACGTTGAAGAAGTTTTACAAATAATCGGAAACTAA
- a CDS encoding SDR family NAD(P)-dependent oxidoreductase, whose amino-acid sequence MKESKGNIWVTGASSGIGKETAKEFARIGCNVVVSSRRHSVLELINKELAAENLSVNVVPCNIASSSNVELAVKKIYELGPIDCLINNAGITSFKKVEENSIREIKDIVEVNLLGSIFCIKTVLPKMIEKKKGTIINILSVAAEKLFTQSSAYSASKAGLLAYTNVLREEVRNYNIKIVNILPGATNTGMWANSVIEEFGERMMLPEEIARLIVSIYLQDRNLVTEEIVVRPLIGDL is encoded by the coding sequence ATGAAAGAATCCAAAGGTAACATCTGGGTAACAGGTGCCAGTTCTGGAATAGGAAAAGAAACAGCAAAGGAGTTTGCAAGAATTGGCTGCAATGTTGTCGTTTCTTCGCGCAGGCATTCAGTGCTTGAATTAATCAACAAGGAACTTGCGGCAGAAAATCTTTCTGTGAATGTTGTTCCTTGTAACATCGCATCTTCATCAAATGTGGAATTAGCAGTAAAAAAGATTTATGAATTAGGACCTATTGATTGTCTTATCAATAATGCGGGAATTACATCTTTCAAAAAAGTAGAAGAGAATTCAATCCGCGAAATAAAAGATATTGTTGAAGTAAATTTGCTGGGATCTATCTTTTGTATAAAGACGGTACTTCCGAAAATGATAGAAAAGAAAAAGGGAACAATTATCAATATTCTTTCAGTTGCTGCAGAAAAACTATTCACCCAAAGCAGTGCTTACTCTGCATCCAAAGCTGGATTGCTTGCCTATACAAATGTTCTACGCGAAGAAGTTAGGAACTACAACATAAAAATTGTAAATATTTTACCGGGCGCTACTAATACAGGTATGTGGGCAAATAGTGTGATAGAAGAATTTGGAGAGAGGATGATGTTGCCTGAAGAAATTGCACGCTTGATTGTTTCCATTTATTTACAGGATAGAAACCTTGTTACTGAGGAGATTGTTGTTAGACCATTGATTGGTGATTTATAA
- a CDS encoding dodecin domain-containing protein, with translation MAKTFEILERVGISTDSVSDAIKTAVYEANHEKPVAWFNVLDERGRVTSEGKIEFQVTVKIGRKLS, from the coding sequence ATGGCAAAGACTTTTGAAATACTTGAACGAGTCGGGATATCAACGGATAGCGTTTCTGACGCAATTAAAACAGCTGTTTATGAAGCTAATCATGAAAAACCAGTAGCCTGGTTTAATGTTTTGGATGAAAGAGGCAGAGTTACATCGGAAGGAAAAATAGAATTTCAAGTAACGGTTAAAATTGGTAGAAAGCTAAGTTAA
- a CDS encoding periplasmic heavy metal sensor, with the protein MKKVILILAVTIVTFLSTNITAQQHKRGKDLPGAKHLLKELNLTDQQKDDFDKLRSEHQKKAIDLKAEIQKLHVEMKDQLREKNINEEQILSLSKKVSELQAQLKESAIKMWLQSYKLLDDKQKEMWKQQGPMLGERMGMMRQKVKAHMMEKGMPDCCDPMED; encoded by the coding sequence ATGAAAAAGGTAATTTTGATTTTAGCCGTTACGATTGTAACATTTCTATCTACAAATATTACAGCGCAGCAGCATAAACGCGGTAAGGATTTACCTGGTGCAAAACATTTATTAAAAGAATTAAATCTAACCGATCAACAGAAGGATGATTTTGACAAACTAAGATCTGAACATCAGAAAAAAGCAATTGATCTAAAAGCTGAAATTCAAAAACTACATGTTGAAATGAAAGATCAATTACGCGAAAAAAATATTAACGAAGAGCAGATTTTATCTTTATCTAAAAAAGTTAGCGAACTGCAAGCGCAACTAAAGGAATCCGCTATTAAGATGTGGCTTCAATCGTATAAATTATTAGATGACAAACAGAAAGAAATGTGGAAACAGCAAGGACCTATGCTTGGTGAAAGAATGGGTATGATGAGACAAAAAGTAAAAGCACATATGATGGAAAAGGGAATGCCTGATTGTTGTGATCCAATGGAAGATTAA